A genomic region of Solanum dulcamara chromosome 2, daSolDulc1.2, whole genome shotgun sequence contains the following coding sequences:
- the LOC129880715 gene encoding transcriptional activator TAF-1-like isoform X2 — MGNNEDGKSCKPEKLSPTAPDQSNIHVYPDWAAMQAYYGHRVAVPPYINSAVAPGRAPHPYMWGPLPPMMPPYGIPYAGVYAHGGVYPHPGVPIVSRPQAHGMTSSPAVSQTMDTASLSMDASAKSLGNTDQGLTSQLKGFNELGMSIGNCSVDNCDGIDHGPSHSGQTEGSSDGSNTHTTEVGEHSKKRSRDTTPNNSGDGKSQTLCSPGRSREVNGASDKGTGVAVNPGNIAEKVAGTAFSPTMTTTMELRNPVGTLVKSCPTSRISPAVPGGAWFQNERELKCEKRKQSNRESARRSRLRKQAEAEELAAQVQTLTSENLALRSEINKFTKNSEKLKVENAALMERLKNKQGQVKELTLGKIDDKRLKPVSTADLLARVNNNGSFDRTNEDGEVHENNSTSGTKLHQLLDASPRTEHAVAAR, encoded by the exons ATGGGAAATAACGAGGATGGGAAATCTTGTAAGCCTGAGAAATTATCTCCGACTGCACCG GATCAAAGCAATATCCATGTGTATCCTGATTGGGCTGCGATGCAG GCATATTATGGTCATCGAGTAGCTGTACCTCCATATATTAATTCTGCTGTTGCACCTGGTCGTGCTCCTCATCCTTATATGTGGGGACCGCTACCG CCTATGATGCCGCCTTATGGCATACCATATGCAGGAGTCTATGCACATGGTGGTGTTTATCCGCACCCTGGAGTTCCTATT GTGTCCCGTCCTCAGGCGCATGGAATGACATCATCTCCTGCTGTTAGCCAAACCATG GATACTGCTTCTTTGAGTATGGATGCTTCTGCTAAGTCTTTGGGGAACACTGATCAAGGCTTGACGAGTCAGTTAAAAGGGTTTAATGAACTTGGAATGTCAATAGGAAATTGCAGTGTTGACAATTGTGATGGCATTGACCATGGACCTTCTCACAG TGGGCAAACTGAAGGTTCAAGTGATGGAAGTAACACACACACAACGGAG GTGGGTGAGCACAGTAAGAAAAGAAGCCGTGACACAACTCCTAATAACT CTGGTGATGGAAAAAGTCAAACACTGTGCAGTCCAGGACGTTCTAGGGAAGTAAATGGGGCCTCCGATAAGGGAACTGGTGTAGCTGTTAATCCTGGTAATATAGCAGAAAAAGTAGCGGGAACAGCATTTTCTCCTACCATGACTACTACTATGGAACTGAGAAATCCTGTTGGTACACTAGTAAAATCTTGTCCAACTTCACGAATCAGTCCTGCAGTGCCTGGCGGAGCCTGGTTTCAG AATGAACGTGAGCTGAAGTGTGAGAAGAGGAAGCAGTCTAATCGAGAATCTGCAAGGAGATCAAGGTTGAGAAAACAG GCAGAAGCTGAAGAATTGGCAGCGCAGGTTCAAACTTTAACCTCTGAAAATTTGGCACTCAGATCAGAAATAAACAAATTTACCAAAAACTCTGAGAAACTAAAGGTTGAAAATGCTGCTTTAATG GAGAGACTGAAAAATAAACAAGGACAAGTAAAAGAGTTAACTTTAGGTAAGATTGATGATAAGAGGCTGAAGCCTGTTAGCACAGCAGATCTACTAGCAAGAGTCAACAACAATGGTTCGTTCGATAGAACCAACGAAGACGGTGAAGTTCATGAGAATAATAGTACCTCTGGAACAAAGCTTCATCAACTCCTTGATGCCAGCCCCAGGACTGAACATGCCGTGGCTGCTAGATGA
- the LOC129880715 gene encoding transcriptional activator TAF-1-like isoform X1, which translates to MGNNEDGKSCKPEKLSPTAPDQSNIHVYPDWAAMQAYYGHRVAVPPYINSAVAPGRAPHPYMWGPLPPMMPPYGIPYAGVYAHGGVYPHPGVPIVSRPQAHGMTSSPAVSQTMDTASLSMDASAKSLGNTDQGLTSQLKGFNELGMSIGNCSVDNCDGIDHGPSHSGQTEGSSDGSNTHTTEVGEHSKKRSRDTTPNNCKTGDGKSQTLCSPGRSREVNGASDKGTGVAVNPGNIAEKVAGTAFSPTMTTTMELRNPVGTLVKSCPTSRISPAVPGGAWFQNERELKCEKRKQSNRESARRSRLRKQAEAEELAAQVQTLTSENLALRSEINKFTKNSEKLKVENAALMERLKNKQGQVKELTLGKIDDKRLKPVSTADLLARVNNNGSFDRTNEDGEVHENNSTSGTKLHQLLDASPRTEHAVAAR; encoded by the exons ATGGGAAATAACGAGGATGGGAAATCTTGTAAGCCTGAGAAATTATCTCCGACTGCACCG GATCAAAGCAATATCCATGTGTATCCTGATTGGGCTGCGATGCAG GCATATTATGGTCATCGAGTAGCTGTACCTCCATATATTAATTCTGCTGTTGCACCTGGTCGTGCTCCTCATCCTTATATGTGGGGACCGCTACCG CCTATGATGCCGCCTTATGGCATACCATATGCAGGAGTCTATGCACATGGTGGTGTTTATCCGCACCCTGGAGTTCCTATT GTGTCCCGTCCTCAGGCGCATGGAATGACATCATCTCCTGCTGTTAGCCAAACCATG GATACTGCTTCTTTGAGTATGGATGCTTCTGCTAAGTCTTTGGGGAACACTGATCAAGGCTTGACGAGTCAGTTAAAAGGGTTTAATGAACTTGGAATGTCAATAGGAAATTGCAGTGTTGACAATTGTGATGGCATTGACCATGGACCTTCTCACAG TGGGCAAACTGAAGGTTCAAGTGATGGAAGTAACACACACACAACGGAG GTGGGTGAGCACAGTAAGAAAAGAAGCCGTGACACAACTCCTAATAACTGCAAGA CTGGTGATGGAAAAAGTCAAACACTGTGCAGTCCAGGACGTTCTAGGGAAGTAAATGGGGCCTCCGATAAGGGAACTGGTGTAGCTGTTAATCCTGGTAATATAGCAGAAAAAGTAGCGGGAACAGCATTTTCTCCTACCATGACTACTACTATGGAACTGAGAAATCCTGTTGGTACACTAGTAAAATCTTGTCCAACTTCACGAATCAGTCCTGCAGTGCCTGGCGGAGCCTGGTTTCAG AATGAACGTGAGCTGAAGTGTGAGAAGAGGAAGCAGTCTAATCGAGAATCTGCAAGGAGATCAAGGTTGAGAAAACAG GCAGAAGCTGAAGAATTGGCAGCGCAGGTTCAAACTTTAACCTCTGAAAATTTGGCACTCAGATCAGAAATAAACAAATTTACCAAAAACTCTGAGAAACTAAAGGTTGAAAATGCTGCTTTAATG GAGAGACTGAAAAATAAACAAGGACAAGTAAAAGAGTTAACTTTAGGTAAGATTGATGATAAGAGGCTGAAGCCTGTTAGCACAGCAGATCTACTAGCAAGAGTCAACAACAATGGTTCGTTCGATAGAACCAACGAAGACGGTGAAGTTCATGAGAATAATAGTACCTCTGGAACAAAGCTTCATCAACTCCTTGATGCCAGCCCCAGGACTGAACATGCCGTGGCTGCTAGATGA